The genomic region CCGAGGGGCACGATCAGCAGGATCACACCACCGATCACGTAGGTGGTCCCGAGGATGGCGGGCCGGTAGCCGGCGCTCGCCGGGCGGACGGTTGAGGGGTCGTTGGTCAGGAGGTCGAGGCTGAGCAGCGGGCGGCCGCGCATGAACGCCCACACGATCACCGAGGTGAGCGCCACCAGGGCGACGCCCAGACCGAGGAGCAGGGCAGCGATGAACAACAGACTGCCGAGCTTGTCCTTGCCGGTGCGCTCGCCGAAGATGCTCCGCGTGGTGGCGCGAGCACCTGCGACGGCAAGCCGCGTGCGCTCCGTGCGGGGGAGGTCGTCCTTGGTCGCCACTACTCGTAGACCTCCCGGAACCGGCGCACGAGGCGGATGGCGAGCATGTTCATGGTCAGGGTCATGAGGAAGAGCAGCGTCCCCACCGCGAAGATCGTGTCGTAGACGACGGTGCCGGTGGCGATGTCGCCGGTGGCCCGGCCGCCGATGTAGGCCGTCATGGTCTGGATCCCCTTGGTGGGGTCGAAGCTCAGGTTGGGGTTGCCTGCACCGGCGGCGATGAGGACCACCATCGTCTCGCCGATGGCCCGGGATGCACCGAGCACGACGGCGGCCACGACCCCCGAGATGGCAGCCGGCAGAACGACCCGGACGGTGACCTTGAACTTGCTGGCCCCGAGGGCGTAGGCGCCCTCCCGGAGCCCGGCCGGCACCGCCCGCATGGCGTCGTCGGAGACCGACGAGACCAGCGGGATGATCAGGAACCCGACGGCCACGCCTGCGACCCCGATGGAGAACGGCCCCTGCCACGGCAGCATGGGGAGGACGTCCTTGGCCAACGGGGTCAGGAAGAAGAGGGCGAAGATGCCGATTGCGACCGTGGGGATGCCCTCGAAGACCTCGAGCACCGGCTTGATGACCTTGCGGGTCCGCCGGGAGGCGTACTCCGAGAGGTAGACGGCGCACGCCAAGCCGATGGGGATGGCCACGATGAGGGCGAAGAAGACCACCATCATCGTGCCCACCACGATGGGCCACACGCCGAAGACCGGGTTGGCGAAGGCAGGAGCCCACGTCGTCTCCGTGAAGAACTCCACGATGGAGACGTCCTGGAAGAAGCCGACGGTGGGGCTGAGCAACGAGAAGACGATGGCCGTGGTGACGAGCACCGACAGCGCGGCGCAGCCCGCGAGCAACGCCTTGATCACCTTCTCGCCGTAGCGGGGGCTCGCAGCCTCCAGCGTGCGCCGAGCGCCGACGGCGCCGGTGCTGGAGGCTGCGAGCTCAGGGGTTGCCATGGACGGTGACTCCCTCTCCTGCTGCGGGTCGGTGCTGCGAGTCGGTGCTGCGGTCGGACGGGCTCAGCCGGTGAGGGCCGCGACCTTCGCCTCCGCATCGGACACCTGATCGTCGTTCATCGGCACGAAGCCGGCGAGGTCGGCGATCTCCTCCTGGTTCTCGATGTAGAAGTCGAAGAATGCCTGGACCTCGGCTCGGGCCAGGGCGGTGTCGCTGGCGTAGAGGAACAGCGGCCTGCCGAGCGGCGAGTAGTCGCCGCTCTGGACGTTGTCGAGGGTGGCGTCGACGCAGCCGTCGCCGTCGTCGATCTGGAGCGGCTTCACTGCGTCACCGGCCTCCTGCACGAAGGAGTAGGGGATGTAGCCCATGGCCCACGGGTCGCCCTGCACCGCGGTGACGGCGGCGAAGTCATCCTCGCCGATGTCGGTGTAGTCATTGCGGATCTTGCCCTCCTCGCCGTTGATCGCCTCGGTGAAGAAGTCGAAGGTGCCGGAGTCGGTGCCGGGACCGTACAGGGTGATCGACTGGCGCTCAGCGGTGCTGTCGAGGTCGAGGCCGTCGATGTCCCCCCAGGTGCTGACCGAGGAGCCCTCGTCCCAGATCTGGCTCGCCTGGTCGACGGTGAGGCAGTCGAGGGGGTTCTCGAGGTTCACGACGATCGACAGCGCGTCGTTGGCGACCTGGACGTTGTCGTAGGCGATGCCGTTCTGCTCGCAGAGCTCGATCTCCGACTCCTTGATCGCACGGGAGGCGTCGTTGCCATCGGTCTCACCGTTGCAGAACTTCTGGAAGCCGCCGCTGGTCCCCGAGACGGCAACGGTGACGCGGACGCCGCTGTTCTGCTCCATGAACAGCTCGGCGGCCACCTCGGTCAGGGGGGCCACGGTCGAGGAGCCGTCGATGTTCACGGTGCCGGAGAGGTCGCCGTCGGTGCCGTTCCCGCTGCCGGCCGTGGTGGCGTCGTCGCCGCCGCAGGCCGCCGCCAGCAGGGTCAGCGCGACCAGCGCAGCCGAGAGGCGCACCGATCGGTGGTGGGGGGTTCGCAAGGGTGTCCTCCTGGGGATGGGGCCGAGGGACATCCCCGGCCGGAGCGTCGCTGCTCGCGACAAGGAGGATCGTAGGAGGCCTCGGTGACAGCGAACCGGCCCTGAGGTGAACGGAGGGTGAAGGGCTCGTGGCCGTTCCGGCAACGATCGCCGACCATCGGTGAACGCGTCCGAGATGGGGTCTGCCGGCCGGTTCGCGCTTTCAGCGCGGGTCGGTGAACGAGGCCAGGACCTGGCGGTCCCGGTCGTAGCTGAGGAGCGCAGACGCCTCCCCCGGTGGGAGCCAGCGGACCTCGTCGACCTCGGCGTTGGGCTCGAAGGCGCCACCGGCGACCTCCATGGCCCAGTAGCGGACCAGCTTGGCGCGGCCCCGGTGGTCGACGTAAGAGCTCGAGATCAGCTCGTCGCCCAGGCGGCAGCGCAGCCCGGTCTCCTCCTCGACCTCGCGCCGGGCGCAGTCCTCGTCGGACTCCCCCTTGTCGCGCTTGCCCTTGGGCATCGACCAGTCGTCGTACTTCGGTCGGTGCACCACCAGCACCTCGACGCCGTCGGGCGTCGGCCGCCAGACCACCCCACCGGCGGCGAAGACCAGCGTCGGCGGCGCGCCGGCGGCCGAGGTGGTCACGAGGAGCGCCGGGCTACCGCCGGACCGGGCTCGACGGACCTGGTGCGGTCGCGGGCGAGCTCCTTGAGCACCACGTGGGCGTTGGTGCCGGTGGTGGACGGCACCCGCTCCCAGGAGCCGTCGGGGCCGAGCGTCCACGACCGCTCGTCGTCGCCGAGGTTGATGTCGAGGACCTCCTGGAGCCGCTCGCGCAGCCCGGGGTCCTCGATGGGCAGCACCGCCTCCACCCGGCGGTCGAGGTTGCGGGGCATGAGGTCGGCCGATCCGATGAGGTAGCTCGGCCGGCCAGGCCCGGCGCCGTTGGCGAAGTAGAAGATCCGGGAGTGCTCGAGGAAGCGGCCGACGATCGAGCGGACCCGGATACGCTCCGACAGGCCGGGCACGCCCGGGCGCAGGCAGCAGATCCCCCGCACGATCAGGTCGATCTCGACCCCGGCCTGCGACGCCTCGTAGAGCGACTCGACCATGGCCGTGTCGCCGAGGCTGTTCAACTTCATCACGATCTTGCCGGTGCCGGCCGGAGCGGCGGCTTCGTTGGCGATGAGCTCCGCCAGGCGGGGGCGCAGCGGGCCCGGCGCGACCAGCAGCCGGCGGAAGCGCTCCTGGCGGCCGTAGCCGGTGAGGTAGTTGAACAGCTGGGTGAGGTCGGCCCCGATGTCGGGGTCGCAGGTGAGCAGCCCCAGGTCCTCGTAGAGGCGGGCGGTGCGCTCGTTGTAGTTGCCGGTGCCGATGTGGCAGTAGCGCCGGATGCCGTCGTCCTCTTGGCGGACCACCAGCGCCGTCTTGGTGTGGGTCTTGAGCCCCACCAGCCCGTAGACGACGTGGACGCCGGCTTCCTCGAGGGCCCGGGCCCACGTGACGTTGGCCTGCTCGTCGAAGCGCGCCTTGAGCTCCACCAGGGCCGCCACCTGCTTGCCCTGCTCGGCCGCCCGGATGAGCGCCTTGACGATGGCGCTGTCGGCCGAGGTCCGGTACAGCGTCTGCTTGATGGCGAGCACCTTGGGGTCGGCGGCCGCCTGGCGGATGAAGGCGACGACCGAGGAGGTGAACGACTCGTAGGGGTGGTGGACGAGGATGTCGCCCTCGCGGATGCGGGCGAAGATGTCGGTGGCCTCGTCGTCGACGTGGGCCAGCCGGGCCTGCGCCACCGAGGTGAAGGCCTCGTCCTTGAGGTCGGGGCGGGGGAGGTCCCAGACGTTCCAGAGGCCGCTGAGGTCGACCGGGCCGTCGAGCACGTAGACGTCGCCGGGGCCGAGGTCGAGCTCGCGCGTCAGCAGGGCGAGGGTCTCGTCGTCGATGCCCGACATCACCTCGAGGCGGACGGCCCGCCCGAAGCGCCGGCGCCGCAGCTCCATCTCGACCGCGGCCAGCAGGTCGTCGGCCTCTTCCTCCTCGAGCGTGAGGTCGGCGTTGCGGGTGACCCGGAAGGGGTGGTGGGCTCCGATCTCCATCCCGGGGAAGAGGGCGCCGAGGTGCTCGGCGATGACCTGCTCGAGCGGCACGAACCGCTCCCCGTCGGGCATCACCACGAAGCGGGGCACGTTGTTGGGGACCTTCACCCGGGCGAAGCGGCGCTCGCGGGTGTCGGGGTCGCGCACCATGACGGCCAGGTTGAGCGACAGGTCGGAGATGTAGGGGAAGGGGTGGCCCGGGTCGACGGCAAGGGGGGTGAGCACCGGGAAGATCTCACGCTCGAACACGTCGACCAGGTAGGCGCGGTCGTCGTCGTCGAGGTCGTCCCAGTCCGAGAGCCGGATGCCCGCCTCGCTGAGGGCGGGAGCGATGTCGGACACGAACAGCGACACCTGCGTGGCGGTGAGCGCCTCGACGCGGTCGCGGATGAGGGCCAGCTGCCGGGCGGGGCGCAGGCCGTCGGGGCCCACGGTGGTGATGCCGGCGGCCACCTGGTCCTTCAGGCCGGCCACCCGAACCTGGAAGAACTCGTCGAGGTTCTGGGCGAAGATGGCGAGGAACTTGGCCCGCTCGAGCAGCGGGACATCGGGGCGCGCGGCCATTTCCA from Acidimicrobiales bacterium harbors:
- a CDS encoding PstS family phosphate ABC transporter substrate-binding protein, which codes for MRTPHHRSVRLSAALVALTLLAAACGGDDATTAGSGNGTDGDLSGTVNIDGSSTVAPLTEVAAELFMEQNSGVRVTVAVSGTSGGFQKFCNGETDGNDASRAIKESEIELCEQNGIAYDNVQVANDALSIVVNLENPLDCLTVDQASQIWDEGSSVSTWGDIDGLDLDSTAERQSITLYGPGTDSGTFDFFTEAINGEEGKIRNDYTDIGEDDFAAVTAVQGDPWAMGYIPYSFVQEAGDAVKPLQIDDGDGCVDATLDNVQSGDYSPLGRPLFLYASDTALARAEVQAFFDFYIENQEEIADLAGFVPMNDDQVSDAEAKVAALTG
- the pstC gene encoding phosphate ABC transporter permease subunit PstC, whose product is MATPELAASSTGAVGARRTLEAASPRYGEKVIKALLAGCAALSVLVTTAIVFSLLSPTVGFFQDVSIVEFFTETTWAPAFANPVFGVWPIVVGTMMVVFFALIVAIPIGLACAVYLSEYASRRTRKVIKPVLEVFEGIPTVAIGIFALFFLTPLAKDVLPMLPWQGPFSIGVAGVAVGFLIIPLVSSVSDDAMRAVPAGLREGAYALGASKFKVTVRVVLPAAISGVVAAVVLGASRAIGETMVVLIAAGAGNPNLSFDPTKGIQTMTAYIGGRATGDIATGTVVYDTIFAVGTLLFLMTLTMNMLAIRLVRRFREVYE
- a CDS encoding NUDIX hydrolase — protein: MTTSAAGAPPTLVFAAGGVVWRPTPDGVEVLVVHRPKYDDWSMPKGKRDKGESDEDCARREVEEETGLRCRLGDELISSSYVDHRGRAKLVRYWAMEVAGGAFEPNAEVDEVRWLPPGEASALLSYDRDRQVLASFTDPR
- a CDS encoding RNA degradosome polyphosphate kinase, with protein sequence MSAPLDQLEGAPRAGRPGPDAGGGGAPDHAEPSDTRLLNRELSWLDFDARVLEMAARPDVPLLERAKFLAIFAQNLDEFFQVRVAGLKDQVAAGITTVGPDGLRPARQLALIRDRVEALTATQVSLFVSDIAPALSEAGIRLSDWDDLDDDDRAYLVDVFEREIFPVLTPLAVDPGHPFPYISDLSLNLAVMVRDPDTRERRFARVKVPNNVPRFVVMPDGERFVPLEQVIAEHLGALFPGMEIGAHHPFRVTRNADLTLEEEEADDLLAAVEMELRRRRFGRAVRLEVMSGIDDETLALLTRELDLGPGDVYVLDGPVDLSGLWNVWDLPRPDLKDEAFTSVAQARLAHVDDEATDIFARIREGDILVHHPYESFTSSVVAFIRQAAADPKVLAIKQTLYRTSADSAIVKALIRAAEQGKQVAALVELKARFDEQANVTWARALEEAGVHVVYGLVGLKTHTKTALVVRQEDDGIRRYCHIGTGNYNERTARLYEDLGLLTCDPDIGADLTQLFNYLTGYGRQERFRRLLVAPGPLRPRLAELIANEAAAPAGTGKIVMKLNSLGDTAMVESLYEASQAGVEIDLIVRGICCLRPGVPGLSERIRVRSIVGRFLEHSRIFYFANGAGPGRPSYLIGSADLMPRNLDRRVEAVLPIEDPGLRERLQEVLDINLGDDERSWTLGPDGSWERVPSTTGTNAHVVLKELARDRTRSVEPGPAVARRSS